One part of the Anopheles merus strain MAF chromosome 3L, AmerM5.1, whole genome shotgun sequence genome encodes these proteins:
- the LOC121599742 gene encoding polyribonucleotide nucleotidyltransferase 1, mitochondrial codes for MLHNIAKLCQYRRKVFHILPHVRCAIRRQLSTPAFESPEVDVALSTGRILKISSGKYARFADGCSVVTIGDTAVMVTAVSKQKSQNTSFLPLVVDYRQKSAAAGRIPTNFLRRELGPSEKEILSARLVDRSIRPLFPAEFRYDTQIVCNMLAIDSANPPDVQAINGASAALALSDIPWNGPVGAVRVGLVDNEAIINPTRKEMQLSSLDLVVTATRQNLVVMLEGRGKVVNENELRMAIKKGTKEAQLIINGIERLQKMYGKPKRALEPLPAVDEEIQNAVQTMSEMRLREIFRDYSHDKFSRDQAVSKTRTDTIDKVWSSFPAADPGVISETFNKFVKGVFREMLLEEKRRCDGRGLDDLRKISCSVNLHKPLHGSALFQRGQTQVFCTVALDSPESALRLDPIASLDSGMRSKNFFLHYEFPPYATGETGKIGPIGRREIGHGALAEKGLVPIIPNEHPFTVRLTSEVLESNGSSSMATVCAGSMALMDAGVPVQEAAAGVAIGLITKYENNDTKHLQDYCILTDLLGIEDYMGDMDMKVAGTRRGMTAIQADIKVPGIPLKVVMEALQKSMEARFKILDLMDETIGASRTVRKDCWPVTDRLVIGAHQRAKLLGPGGTNLRRLYLETGVQLTPDDETSFRIFAPSEAAMHEAKEYLENLLKAEKIPDLEFGAIYTARIVELRDTGVMVTLYPSMPPTLLHNSQLDQRKIAHPSALGLQVGAEIQVKYFGRDPVSGYMRLSRKVLQGPATAMIRNLDRPGAAGATAGATTNPTTSGMEDVKS; via the exons ATGTTACACAATATTGCAAAACTTTGCCAGTATCGAAGGAAAGTGTTTCACATCCTGCCGCACGTGCGATGCGCCATCCGGAGGCAGCTCAGTACGCCCGCCTTCGAAAGTCCCGAAGTCGATGTAGCTTTAAGCACGGG GAGAATCCTAAAGATCTCATCCGGAAAGTATGCACGCTTCGCGGACGGATGTTCCGTCGTAACGATCGGCGATACGGCCGTTATGGTGACGGCGGTGTCGAAACAGAAATCACAGAATACCTCCTTCCTGCCGCTGGTGGTCGATTATCGGCAAAAGTCGGCAGCCGCCGGTCGCATCCCGACCAACTTTCTGCGCCGTGAGCTTGGACCCTCGGAAAAGGAAATCCTGTCCGCTCGGCTGGTGGACCGCTCGATACGGCCACTCTTTCCCGCCGAGTTTCGCTACGACACACAGATCGTGTGCAATATGCTTGCTATCGATTCGGCCAACCCGCCGGACGTGCAGGCGATCAATGGTGCGTCGGCAGCGCTGGCGCTGAGCGACATCCCCTGGAACGGTCCCGTCGGTGCCGTTCGCGTCGGTTTGGTGGACAACGAAGCGATCATAAACCCCACCCGCAAAGAGATGCAGCTCAGCTCGCTGGATCTGGTGGTAACGGCCACCCGTCAGAATCTGGTCGTCATGCTGGAAGGTCGAGGGAAGGTGGTGAACGAAAACGAACTCCGAATGGCGATCAAGAAGGGCACGAAGGAGGCTCAGCTTATCATCAACGGCATCGAGCGGTTGCAAAAGATGTACGGCAAGCCCAAGCGAGCACTGGAACCACTTCCGGCGGTAGACGAAGAGATTCAAAACGCCGTCCAAACGATGTCGGAGATGCGGTTGAGGGAAATCTTCCGTGACTATTCGCACGACAAGTTCAGCCGCGATCAGGCGGTCAGCAAAACGCGCACCGATACGATCGACAAAGTGTGGTCGAGCTTCCCGGCCGCCGACCCCGGTGTAATTTCGGAAACGTTCAACAAGTTCGTGAAGGGTGTGTTCCGCGAGATGCTGCTAGAGGAAAAGCGACGTTGCGACGGGCGGGGGCTGGACGATTTGCGCAAAATCAGCTGCTCGGTCAACCTGCACAAACCACTGCACGGGTCGGCGCTGTTTCAGCGCGGCCAGACGCAAGTATTCTGCACCGTCGCGCTCGATTCGCCCGAGAGTGCTTTGCGGCTCGATCCGATCGCTTCGCTCGACAGTGGGATGCGGTCGAAAAACTTCTTCCTGCACTACGAGTTCCCCCCGTACGCGACGGGTGAGACGGGCAAGATCGGGCCGATCGGGCGCCGCGAGATTGGGCACGGTGCGCTGGCGGAGAAGGGGCTCGTGCCGATCATCCCGAACGAGCACCCGTTCACAGTACGTCTCACCTCAGAGGTGCTGGAATCGAACGGGTCCAGCTCGATGGCGACCGTGTGTGCCGGCTCGATGGCGCTGATGGATGCGGGCGTGCCGGTTCAGGAAGCGGCCGCCGGTGTAGCGATCGGGTTGATAACGAAGTACGAAAACAACGACACGAAACACCTGCAGGACTACTGCATACTGACCGATCTGCTCGGCATCGAGGACTACATGGGCGATATGGACATGAAGGTGGCGGGTACGAGGCGCGGCATGACGGCGATACAGGCGGATATAAAGGTGCCTGGCATACCGCTGAAGGTGGTGATGGAAGCGCTGCAGAAATCGATGGAAGCTCGCTTTAAAATACTCGACCTGATGGACGAAACGATCGGTGCGTCGCGCACCGTGCGGAAAGATTGTTGGCCCGTAACGGATCGGCTGGTGATCGGGGCACATCAGCGGGCGAAACTGCTCGGACCGGGAGGCACAAACCTTAGGAGGCTGTATCTCGAAACGGGCGTACAGCTAACCCCGGACGACGAAACGAGCTTCCGGATATTTGCCCCATCCGAGGCGGCCATGCACGAGGCGAAGGAGTACCTGGAGAATCTGCTGAAGGCGGAAAAGATACCGGACCTAGAGTTTGGTGCCATCTACACGGCCCGGATAGTGGAGCTGCGCGATACGGGTGTGATGGTGACGCTGTATCCTTCGATGCCACCAACACTGCTGCACAACTCGCAGCTCGATCAGCGAAAG ATTGCTCATCCGTCAGCGCTTGGATTGCAAGTGGGTGCAGAAATTCAGGTGAAATACTTTGGCCGTGATCCCGTGTCCGGGTACATGCGCCTATCACGAAAGGTACTGCAAGGTCCGGCCACTGCCATGATTCGGAATCTCGATCGGCCAGGTGCAGCAGGTGCCACAGCCGGCGCAACAACAAACCCAACGACCAGCGGGATGGAGGATGTGAAAAGTTAA
- the LOC121599474 gene encoding NADH dehydrogenase [ubiquinone] 1 alpha subcomplex subunit 9, mitochondrial, translated as MASLILVNGVQLAKQQTGLLGIVCLKANYSSDAPRKLKTTSLAAMKRGTGGRSSFNGIVATVFGSTGFLGRYVCNKLGKIGSQVIIPYRADHYEAMRLKLVGDLGQVLFHPYDLRDEEAIYKAVKYSNVVINLVGRDWETKNFTFKDVHVDGARRLARIAREAGVEKFVHVSSLNATPNPQPFFTKEGSKFLASKYYGELAVREEFPDAIVFRPSDIYGQEDRFLRYYAHIWRRQFRAMPLWYKGERTIKQPVYCSDLAQGIVNAIKDSDSQGQTYQAVGPRRYKLSALVDWFHQVMRKDEKWWGYYRYDLRYDPTFRMKVLLTELVSPSFPIGDVHTERVEREYVSDEVEKGVPTLEDLGVNLTYMEDQVPWELRPYRAALYYDAELDEFEKPTPPQYIQ; from the exons ATGGCATCTCTGATCCTGGTCAATGGGGTGCAGCTGGCAA AACAACAAACCGGGCTGCTCGGTATCGTGTGCCTGAAGGCGAACTACAGCAGCGATGCGCCGCGCAAGCTGAAGACGACCAGCCTGGCGGCGATGAAGCGCGGCACGGGCGGCCGCTCGAGCTTCAACGGCATCGTCGCGACCGTGTTCGGCAGCACCGGGTTCCTCGGGCGATACGTGTGCAACAAGCTGGGCAAAATTGGCAGTCAGGTCATCATCCCGTACCGGGCGGATCACTACGAAGCGATGCGCCTGAAGCTGGTCGGCGATCTCGGCCAGGTGCTGTTCCATCCGTACGATCTGCGCGACGAGGAAGCGATCTACAAGGCGGTGAAGTACTCGAACGTCGTCATCAATCTGGTCGGGCGCGACTGGGAGACGAAGAACTTCACGTTCAAGGATGTGCACGTGGACGGGGCCCGTCGGTTGGCCCGGATTGCGCGCGAAGCCGGCGTGGAGAAGTTTGTGCACGTGTCGAGCCTGAACGCGACGCCGAACCCGCAGCCGTTCTTCACCAAGGAGGGCAGCAAGTTCCTGGCGAGCAAGTACTACGGCGAGCTGGCGGTGCGGGAGGAATTTCCCGATGCGATCGTGTTCCGCCCGTCGGACATCTACGGGCAGGAGGATCGGTTCCTGCGCTACTACGCGCACATCTGGCGCCGGCAGTTCCGCGCGATGCCGCTGTGGTATAAGGGCGAGCGCACGATCAAGCAGCCGGTGTACTGTTCCGATCTGGCGCAGGGTATCGTGAACGCGATCAAGGACTCGGACAGCCAGGGCCAGACATACCAGGCGGTGGGGCCGCGCCGGTACAAGCTGTCCGCGCTGGTCGACTGGTTCCACCAGGTGATGCGCAAGGACGAGAAGTGGTGGGGATACTATCGGTACGATCTGCGCTACGATCCGACCTTCCGCATGAAGGTGCTGCTGACCGAGCTGGTGTCGCCGTCGTTCCCGATCGGCGACGTGCACACGGAGCGGGTCGAGCGGGAGTACGTGAGCGATGAGGTGGAGAAGGGCGTACCGACGCTGGAAGATTTGGGCGTCAATCTGACGTACATGGAGGATCAG GTTCCTTGGGAACTGAGACCGTACCGTGCCGCCCTGTACTACGACGCCGAGCTGGATGAGTTCGAAAAGCCAACGCCACCACAGTACATCCAGTAG
- the LOC121599473 gene encoding synembryn: MDAESLSCLLSGDYGRVKEALVKFNKQNSQVFNFMHFTSTGQWVVIWNKLFEYLADPAMPHRVDCLMAIKVLARDKTYLNETVSGGQLDGLLQLAGIGTPEGCDAPASEEVQVEALKCLSNMIFQSTKCQEMCLTNASTEGIIRRVKMYKEAPYGYDIKYFDMKLLFLLTAINCDIRAKVRDQLHGLVYLVETLDLFMSQAAIFKEFSDKDLDLINEVLKVLFNLTVRSTDNLVPEEEEATQFHRLVTVLHDLFFYRTLNRDKIVLLHSNIVNLLTSVPVSCYVELVSSLHSKLDSASTPGSDGPDPSTVVPFEANNVYVLHVLVEFLRKNFQKAEKKSDQYELLSPILTVLIKAVRADGVHRRYVRSIILPPLRDVRDRPEVGKELRNHLCSLLTSPCTQIADLSAELLFVLCKENVGRMIKYTGYGNAAGLFANRGLLGGRTGNGGEQYSSDSEDSDTEEYKQIQHAINPVIGCYESPKPNPLEGMSEEQKEYEAMELVKLMDKLQRQGLIQPCKIGEDGKPHAVDHIMELQEEIPEQQRDHKRKT; encoded by the exons ATGGATGCGGAAAGCTTAAGCTGCCTGCTGAGCGGTGACTACGGGCGGGTGAAGGAAGCGCTGGTGAAATTCAACAAACAG AATTCCCAGGTGTTTAACTTTATGCACTTCACCAGCACGGGCCAGTGGGTGGTGATCTGGAACAAGCTGTTCGAGTACCTGGCGGACCCGGCCATGCCCCACCGGGTGGACTGTTTGATGGCAATCAAAGTGCTGGCCCGTGACAAAACCTACCTGAACGAGACGGTTAGCGGGGGGCAGCTGGATGGGCTACTGCAGCTGGCCGGCATCGGGACGCCGGAAGGGTGTGACGCGCCGGCCAGCGAGGAGGTACAGGTGGAAGCCCTCAAATGTCTGAGCAATATGATATTCCAAAGCACCAAGTGCCAGGAAATGTGTCTCACCAATGCATCCACCGAGGGCATCATCCGGCGCGTCAAGATGTACAA GGAAGCACCGTACGGGTACGATATCAAGTATTTTGACATGAAGCTACTGTTTCTGCTGACAGCGATCAATTGTGATATTCGGGCCAAAGTACGCGATCAGCTGCACGGGCTGGTGTATCTGGTGGAAACGCTGGATCTGTTCATGAGTCAGGCGGCAATATTTAAGGAATTCAGT GACAAAGATCTTGATCTAATCAATGAGGTGCTGAAGGTGCTGTTCAACCTAACAGTACGCTCGACGGACAATCTCGTcccggaggaggaggaagcgaCACAGTTCCATCGGCTCGTGACCGTACTGCACGATCTGTTCTTTTACCGCACGCTGAATCGGGACAAGATTGTGCTGCTACACTCCAACATCGTCAACCTGCTCACGAGCGTCCCGGTAAGCTGCTACGTCGAGCTGGTATCGTCGCTGCACTCCAAGCTCGATAGCGCTTCCACCCCCGGCAGCGATGGACCCGACCCATCCACCGTCGTCCCGTTCGAGGCCAACAACGTGTACGTGCTGCACGTGCTGGTAGAGTTTCTGCGCAAAAACTTCCAGAAGGCGGAAAAGAAATCGGACCAATACGAGCTGCTGTCCCCCATACTGACCGTGCTGATCAAGGCGGTGCGGGCCGACGGCGTTCATCGCCGGTACGTAAGGTCGATCATTCTGCCGCCGCTGCGTGATGTGCGCGACCGGCCGGAGGTGGGCAAAGAGCTGCGCAACCATCTATGCTCCCTGCTGACCAGCCCCTGCACCCAGATCGCTGACCTGTCGGCGGAGTTGCTGTTTGTGCTGTGCAAGGAGAACGTCGGCCGGATGATCAAGTACACGGGGTACGGTAATGCGGCGGGCCTGTTCGCTAACCGGGGACTGCTGGGTGGTCGCACCGGCAACGGTGGCGAGCAGTACTCGTCGGACAGCGAGGATAGCGATACGGAGGAGTACAAACAGATACAGCACGCGATCAATCCGGTGATTGGGTGCTACGAGTCACCGAAACCGAACCCACTGGAGGGTATGTCGGAGGAGCAGAAAGAGTACGAAGCGATGGAGCTGGTGAAGCTGATGGATAAGCTGCAGCGGCAGGGGTTGATACAGCCGTGCAAGATCGGCGAGGACGGAAAGCCGCACGCCGTCGATCACATAATGGAGCTGCAGGAGGAAATACCAGAGCAGCAGCGGGATCATAAGCGAAAGACATAG
- the LOC121599640 gene encoding zinc transporter 10 — MPMKEWIYRLQPVQLYIVLALSSVYFLVQLFLSHVSHSLVLLVASYHMLCNIIALTGCILTIKKSALPSAREDSALKQEARSVSQQLTAGDGKFAEVPLASEESTDDGSKGSSEDAGKALEQSVLEIKQNVKVKARQARESSLKNTFGWTRIDILTMLVVCIFMASFCFSTIIEALQTLSHIHHQDAMHFPAHILVLGAMGLILNGFCYLLIGGYTYHQGSFLYITASGNVILDHVITGDGVRKGDRRLSGSRKQVSPSQIREQSKRQSVRELMRDICSTVIVIICSVIVYYTTEETSKFVDPALSIVSCIILLTLSYPYMKESGMILLQTIPDTIDIEIFKKTLLDGFKDIVSVHDLHIWQLSGNQYVSTVHIIFDNPKVYLKIHSDVIEFFHEQGINQVTIQPEFKVTDEKRTLGSGTECCLIQCRTIAQCASRTCCDTLSQEAAAKEPLLTEVVDFPLEESKVELEDNEVIQMSPMSAVQSSSEGSISRQVAPDPNKSMTCEEIEITLDDVTKATLDHSPLAATAQTTAEKSTVSATVQISPVKTECEQVAQVDGDKST, encoded by the exons ATGCCTATGAAGGAGTGGATCTACCGGTTGCAGCCCGTCCAGCTGTACATCGTGCTGGCCCTGTCGTCCGTCTACTTTCTGGTGCAGCTGTTCCTGAGCCACGTTTCCCACTCGCTGGTACTGCTGGTTGCGTCCTATCACATGCTTTGCAACATCATTGCCCTCACCGGTTGCATTCTAACGATAAAG AAAAGTGCCTTACCGTCTGCACGGGAAGACAGTGCATTGAAGCAGGAGGCACGCTCCGTCTCCCAACAGCTGACGGCGGGTGATGGGAAGTTTGCGGAAGTTCCACTAGCCAGTGAAGAGTCGACAGATGACGGCAGCAAGGGCAGCTCAGAGGATGCCGGCAAGGCCCTTGAGCAGTCGGTCCTGGAGATCAAGCAGAATGTGAAGGTGAAAGCGCGACAGGCGCGCGAAAGCTCGCTGAAGAACACGTTCGGCTGGACGCGCATCGACATCCTCACGATGCTGGTGGTGTGCATTTTTATGGCGTCGTTCTGCTTTTCCACAATCATCGAGGCGCTGCAGACGCTGTCTCACATCCATCATCAGGATGCGATGCACTTCCCGGCCCACATTCTCGTGCTGGGCGCGATGGGCTTGATACTGAACGGGTTCTGCTATCTGCTGATCGGTGGCTACACGTACCATCAGGGCAGCTTCCTGTACATCACGGCTAGCGGAAATGTGATCCTCGACCACGTCATCACCGGGGACGGTGTGCGAAAGGGTGATCGACGGCTTTCCGGATCACGCAAACAGGTGTCTCCTTCGCAGATTCGCGAACAATCGAAGCGACAGAGTGTTCGGGAGCTGATGAGGGATATTTGCA GTACTGTGATCGTCATTATCTGCTCGGTGATCGTCTACTATACTACTGAGGAGACATCCAAGTTTGTGGATCCAGCTCTTTCGATAGTGTCTTGTATCATTTTACTCACCCTAAGCTACCCTTACA TGAAAGAATCGGGCATGATTCTGCTGCAAACCATCCCCGATACGATCGATATAGAAATCTTCAAGAAGACGCTGCTTGATGGCTTCAAGGATATTGTCAGTGTGCATGATCTTCACATTTGGCAGCTAAGCGGAAACCAGTACGTCTCAACGGTGCACATCATCTTTGACAACCCAAAG GTGTACTTAAAGATCCACAGTGATGTGATAGAGTTCTTCCATGAGCAGGGCATCAATCAAGTTACCATTCAGCCGGAGTTTAAGGTGACGGACGAAAAGCGTACCCTGGGCAGCGGTACGGAGTGCTGCTTGATCCAGTGCCGGACGATTGCCCAGTGCGCTAGCCGTACGTGCTGTGATACGCTGTCTCAGGAGGCGGCGGCCAAGGAGCCCTTGCTGACGGAAGTTGTCGATTTTCCGCTGGAAGAGAGTAAAGTTGAGTTGGAAGACAACGAAGTTATACAGATGAGTCCAATGTCGGCAGTGCAATCATCCAGTGAGGGTAGTATCTCCCGCCAAGTGGCTCCAGACCCCAACAAGTCAATGACCTGTGAAGAGATTGAAATTACGCTGGACGATGTCACTAAAGCCACTCTAGATCATAGTCCACTAGCCGCTACCGCTCAAACAACCGCTGAGAAGAGCACCGTCTCAGCCACAGTACAAATAAGCCCAGTTAAGACTGAATGCGAGCAGGTGGCGCAGGTAGACGGTGATAAGAGCACATAA